The following are from one region of the Strix uralensis isolate ZFMK-TIS-50842 chromosome 4, bStrUra1, whole genome shotgun sequence genome:
- the LOC141943147 gene encoding cytosolic phospholipase A2 epsilon-like, which produces MRNLRKADLLSRTDCYVKLWLPTASCREARTRTVHNCRNPVWNETFQFMIQNEVKNILELTVCDEDTFTPDDQLLTVHFDVAKIQPGEKVHLNFELNPENQEELEVEFLLENIPGVSENITTNGVLVSREVSCLEVHVNETKMKSPYKRRDFTFTVKGSYEETQDVSIGPRCRRGSGETTVFHYVKHSQPRLHMTRPKEHFFCGHGSARREMDVSSPLAVPLHSLDLGKKVTVMRGESYEVSVKEKDSRKNLDMRLGFDLCTEEQDFICKRKKVVAAALKNVLHLDEDLQEDEVPVVAVVTTAGGMRSMTAMFGSLLALQELGVLDCVSYISGLSATTWTMAKLYEDANWSQKDLREPAGDIRKHVIKSKLQCFSLDHMKYYEKELCERKQEGHKLSFTDLWGLFIDCMLHHQGSTHKLSDQQLAVNQGQNPLPIYLSLNVKDDFSTLDFKEWVEFTPYEVGFLKYGAFVRSEDFGSEFFMGHLMKKIPESRICFLEGTWSNIFSQNFMDALYLSGHSDSFWHRWTRDTEHDIEEHPSLPRKPHEQTTSLSIPKGYLSTTLREMMTGRPVVSTYHNFLKGLQLHNKYLENESFCMWKDTVLDSSPNQLNEMGDYLKLVDTAFFINTSCPPILRPERKVDVILHLNYSGGSQTLPLDLFSEYCLEHGIPFPSTELSQEDREHLKECYVFEDSLEAPILAYFPLVCDTFQKYKAPNVERSPAEMEQGRVDVSNCIAPYGTGLLTYTEENFNKLLNLCSYNILNNKRLILQALRTAVERKKRFKNCLSPQSS; this is translated from the exons ATGAGAAATCTCCGCAAAGCAGATCTGT TGAGCCGAACTGATTGCTACGTCAAGCTGTGGCTGCCAACAGCTTCATGTCGAGAAGCCCGGACAAGAACTGTACACAACTGCAGAAACCCTGTCTGGAATGAAACTTTTCAGTTCATGATACAAAATGAAGTAAAG AACATCCTGGAGCTGACAGTCTGCGATGAGGATACTTTTACACCAGATGACCAGCTTCTGACTGTTCACTTTGATGTAGCTAAAATTCAGCCTGGGGAAAAAGTTCACCTGAATTTTGAGTTGAATCCAGAG AATCAGGAAGAACTAGAAGTGGAATTTCTACTGGAAAACAT tccAGGTGTATCTGAGAACATCACTACTAATGGCGTACtagtg TCTCGTGAAGTTTCCTGTTTGGAAGTACAtgtgaatgaaacaaaaatgaagagcCCTTACAAAA GGAGAGATTTCACGTTCACAGTGAAAGGATCCTATGAAGAAACCCAGGATGTTTCCATAGGTCCTCGCTGCAGACGGGGAAGTGGTGAAACCACCGTGTTCCACTATGTCAAGCACAGTCAACCCAGACTGCATATGACACGGCCAAAGGAGCACTTTTTCTGTGGT CATGGCTCAGCTAGGAGGGAAATGGATGTAAGTAGTCCCCTGGCTGTGCCTCTCCATTCTCTGGACTTGGGAAAGAAAGTGACTGTGATGAGA GGTGAATCTTATGAGGTGTCTGTGAAGGAAAAAGACAG TCGCAAGAATTTAGATATGCGGTTGGGGTTTGATCTGTGCACAGAGGAGCAGGATTTCATTTGTAAAAGGAAGAAGGTGGTTGCTGCTGCCCTGAAAAATGTTCTTCATCTAGATGAAGACCTGCAGGAGGATGAG GTGCCAGTGGTGGCAGTTGTGACCACCGCAGGGGGAATGCGGTCCATGACAGCTATGTTTGGCAGCCTTCTGGCTCTCCAGGAATTAGGTGTTTTGGACTGTGTTTCATACATCAGTGGTTTATCTGCCACAACATG GACCATGGCAAAGTTATATGAAGATGCAAATTGGTCACAGAAGGATCTCAGGGAGCCAGCTGGTGATATCAGGAAACATGTGATCAAGAGCAAGCTGCAGTGTTTCTCATTGGATCATATGAAATACTATGAAAAGGAGCTTTGTGAAAGAAAGCAAGAGGGGCACAAGCTGTCCTTTACAGATTTATGGGGACTCTTCATTGATTGTATGTTACATCATCAG GGAAGTACTCACAAACTCTCTGATCAACAACTGGCAGTAAATCAGGGGCAGAATCCGCTGCCCATATACCTGTCCCTCAATGTCAAGGATGACTTTAGCACTTTGGATTTTAAAG AGTGGGTGGAGTTCACACCTTACGAGGTGGGTTTCCTGAAATATGGGGCCTTTGTTCGTTCAGAGGATTTTGGTAGTGAGTTCTTCATGGGCCACCTGATGAAGAAGATCCCAGAGTCCCGCATCTGCTTCTTGGAAG gCACATGGAGTAATATATTTTCCCAGAATTTTATGGATGCTCTCTACCTCTCGGGTCATTCAGACAGCTTCTGGCACAGATGGACCAGagacactgagcatgacattg AGGAACACCCTTCTCTGCCCAGGAAGCCTCATGAACAGACAACTTCCTTATCCATTCCCAAAGGTTACCTTTCCACTACTCTTCGAGAAATGATGACCGGACGGCCAGTGGTTTCAACTTACCATAATTTCCTCAAGGGCTTGCAGCTACATAACAAGTATTTAGAGAATGAGAGCTTTTGCATGTGGAAAG ACACAGTGCTGGATTCTTCTCCCAACCAGCTGAATGAAATGGGTGACTACCTCAAGCTGGTAGATACAGCTTTCTTCATCAACACCAGCTGCCCACCCATTCTGAGACCAGAGAGGAAAGTGGatgtcattttgcatttaaattacagCGGGGGATCACAGACTCTG CCACTGGACCTATTCTCAGAGTACTGTTTGGAGCATGGGATCCCATTTCCCAGCACGGAGCTGAGCCAGGAAGACCGGGAACACCTGAAGGAATGCTATGTGTTTGAGGACAGCTTAGAGGCACCAATCTTGGCCTATTTCCCACTGGTGTGTGATACCTTCCAAAAATACAAGGCACCAA ATGTGGAGCGCAGTCCCGCAGAGATGGAGCAGGGAAGGGTAGATGTGTCCAACTGTATTGCTCCCTATGGCACTGGTCTACTTACATATACTGAAGAGAATTTCAACAAGTTGCTGAACCTCTGCAGCTACAACATCCTGAATAATAAACGTTTAATTCTTCAGGCTTTGCGAACTGCAGTGGAACGGAAGAAGCGATTTAAAAACTGTTTGTCACCTCAGTCATCTTAA